The Hypanus sabinus isolate sHypSab1 chromosome 31, sHypSab1.hap1, whole genome shotgun sequence genome window below encodes:
- the LOC132383888 gene encoding histone H2B-like, which translates to MPDAPKPAPKKGAKKALSKPASKTGKKRKRSRKETYAIYIYKVMKQVHPDTGISSKAMSIMNSFVNDIFERIAGEASRLAHYNKRSTISSWEIQTAVRLLLLGELAKHAVSEGTKAVTKYTSSK; encoded by the coding sequence ATGCCTGATGCACCGAAACCCGCTCCCAAGAAGGGCGCCAAGAAAGCTCTGTCCAAACCGGCGAGCAAGACTGGCAAGAAGCGCAAGAGGTCGAGGAAGGAGACTTACGCCATCTACATCtacaaagtgatgaagcaggttcaccccgacaccggcatctcctccaaggccatgagCATCATGAATTCATTCGTGAACGATATCTTCGAGCGCATCGCGGGTGAGGCTTCCCGCCTGGCTCACTACAACAagcggtccaccatcagctcctgggagatccagaccgccgtgcgcctgctgctgctcggggagctggccaagcacgccgtgtccgaagggacaaaggcggtgaccaagtacaccagctccaaGTGA